One Tetrapisispora phaffii CBS 4417 chromosome 3, complete genome DNA segment encodes these proteins:
- the LYS12 gene encoding homoisocitrate dehydrogenase (similar to Saccharomyces cerevisiae LYS12 (YIL094C); ancestral locus Anc_2.287) — MLRRSVYNRQFQRTIGNISKKSNLTIGLIPGDGIGKEVIPSGRQVLETIGPKHGLTFNFIDLQAGWQTFLDTGKALPVETVKTLRENCDGALFGAVQSPTTKVEGYSSPIVALRKELGLYANIRPVKSVDTPGNKKVDMVIVRENTEDLYIKLEKTYIDEKTGTRVADATKRISEVATRRIAKIALDIALQRLKNNGNVQLTVTHKSNVLSQSDGLFREVCKEVFESNKTLYSDIQYNEQIIDSMVYRLFREPECFDVIVAPNLYGDILSDGAAALVGSLGVVPSANVGPGIVIGEPCHGSAPDIAGKGISNPIATIRSTALMLEFLGHSQAAQDIQTAVDSNLREDKIKTPDLGGKNSTSDVVNDVIRRL, encoded by the coding sequence ATGCTAAGAAGATCGGTATATAACAGACAATTTCAACGTACAATAGGTAACATTTCCAAAAAAAGTAACCTGACAATTGGTTTAATTCCTGGTGATGGTATTGGAAAAGAAGTTATACCTTCTGGTAGACAAGTATTGGAAACAATTGGTCCAAAACATGGTTTAACTTTCAACTTTATAGATTTGCAAGCGGGTTGGCAAACTTTCTTAGATACAGGTAAGGCATTACCTGTAGAGACAGTCAAAACATTAAGAGAAAACTGTGATGGTGCATTATTTGGTGCTGTTCAATCACCTACTACAAAAGTTGAAGGATACTCCTCACCAATTGTTGCTTTGAGAAAGGAGCTTGGCCTTTATGCAAATATTCGTCCAGTTAAGTCTGTCGACACTCCAGGTAATAAAAAGGTAGATATGGTCATTGTCAGAGAAAATACTGAAGATTTATACATTAAATTAGAGAAAACATACATTGATGAAAAAACTGGCACAAGAGTAGCTGATGCCACTAAAAGAATATCAGAAGTCGCAACAAGAAGAATTGCTAAAATTGCTCTTGATATTGCGTTACAACGTTTAAAGAATAACGGAAATGTCCAATTAACTGTTACACATAAATCAAACGTCCTATCCCAATCTGACGGTTTATTCAGAGAAGTTTGTAAAGAAGTATTTGAATCCAATAAAACTCTTTACAGTGATATCCAATACAATGAACAAATTATCGATTCCATGGTATACAGATTGTTTAGAGAGCCTGAGTGTTTTGACGTTATAGTCGCTCCGAATTTGTACGGTGACATTTTGTCAGACGGTGCAGCTGCATTAGTTGGATCTTTAGGTGTCGTTCCAAGTGCAAATGTTGGCCCAGGGATTGTTATTGGTGAACCTTGTCATGGTTCTGCACCAGATATCGCAGGAAAAGGTATTTCCAACCCAATTGCAACAATTAGATCAACTGCTTTAATGTTGGAATTTTTGGGACATAGTCAGGCAGCCCAGGATATTCAAACTGCCGTTGATTCAAACTTGAGagaagataaaattaagACACCAGACCTAGGCGGTAAGAATTCAACATCTGATGTTGTTAATGATGTCATAAGGAGATTATAA
- the TPHA0C03370 gene encoding uncharacterized protein (similar to Saccharomyces cerevisiae YNL035C; ancestral locus Anc_2.283), whose product MSAKLVNQITFGNDNWCLELKPLYSRGLLCSSSNGSVNLIDWNSPSIIKKFEVGETNINSLRVINNDFENGCIFAATSLASVKIYDVRNGDSPVATIKNDKNSVFLSLESRHDMLVCGTELTGVDAEMFIYDVRYFSKPVRAFVDSHHDDITDIKFHPSDKNILLSGSTDGYTNIYDLAQEDEDEALHQVINYASIHSCGWLSPKRIYTLSHMETFAIHELNDKSDELTEPRPLDFGDIRGQWDCDYVVDLYPGYVAMGKSAENAGELKICGFENEIMNTENHIIIPNAHGDEVIRDVFIPPGNLNNHSDIIYSCGEDGNVNIWHAPRCSSILNVSKDFWNATEQLDVLSDDYNMLVGRNNEQYGENSEIKKHIKPLMITKKSRNIKAKNINRNVIKTNTPQRLVLNLIRICL is encoded by the coding sequence ATGAGCGCTAAATTGGTTAATCAAATTACCTTTGGTAATGACAATTGGTGCTTGGAATTAAAGCCTCTTTACAGTCGTGGTCTTTTGTGTAGTTCAAGTAATGGTAGTGTTAATTTGATTGATTGGAATTCTCCTAGTattattaagaaatttGAAGTTGGTgaaacaaatattaattcattacgagtgataaataatgatttcgAAAATGGCTGTATCTTCGCTGCTACTTCATTGGCTTCTGTAAAAATTTATGATGTTAGGAATGGCGATTCACCAGTGGctacaattaaaaatgataaaaattctGTGTTTCTGTCATTAGAATCAAGACATGATATGTTAGTTTGCGGCACTGAGTTGACCGGTGTTGATGCTGAAATGTTCATATATGATGTTAGATATTTCAGTAAACCAGTACGGGCATTTGTAGATTCGCATCATGACGATATCactgatattaaatttcatccatctgataaaaatattttactgaGTGGTTCAACTGATGGgtatacaaatatatatgatcTCGCACAAGaggatgaagatgaagcCTTGCATCAAGTTATCAATTATGCATCCATTCACTCATGTGGATGGTTATCAccaaaaagaatatatacGTTATCGCATATGGAAACTTTTGCAATTCATGAATTGAATGATAAATCTGATGAATTGACAGAACCTCGCCCATTAGATTTCGGTGATATTAGAGGACAATGGGACTGTGATTATGTAGTTGACCTGTATCCAGGTTATGTTGCTATGGGAAAATCTGCAGAAAATGCAGGTGAACTTAAAATATGCGGTTTTGAAAATGAGATAATGAATACTGAAAATCATATTATAATTCCAAATGCACACGGCGATGAAGTAATCAGAGATGTCTTTATTCCTCCAGGAAACCTAAATAACCATTCAGATATAATTTACTCGTGTGGTGAAGATGGTAATGTGAACATATGGCATGCTCCAAGGTGTTCGAGTATattaaatgtttcaaaagACTTTTGGAACGCAACTGAACAATTGGACGTTCTATCGGACGACTACAACATGTTAGTTGGAAGAAATAATGAACAATATGGAGAGAATagtgaaataaaaaagcATATAAAACCATTGATGATAACCAAAAAGTCAAGAAACATAAAAGCAAAAAACATAAACAGAAACGTGATAAAGACAAACACTCCTCAAAGACTCGTTTTAAACCTTATTAGAATATGTCTGTAA
- the RCM1 gene encoding rRNA (cytosine-C5-)-methyltransferase RCM1 (similar to Saccharomyces cerevisiae YNL022C; ancestral locus Anc_2.286) translates to MNFYRDATWVLEFLEKEDAKGKISGSMQSIVLKSCKIYKVQSNPKHIYAVMASCWKYKPYLETIMKKSGILNNIPKKNGKPRFERLTILLLCHDLLFSKSKRIQMGKHPLKEYVLKYKTSLRSEMVKLQVKMKLKSWGDLISSQDDANDITPVRWFRINPIRTPLSKGVEGILEELEKKFPTRVDHWSKIEQGTIYHDEFIPNLFGVHTKDKITSHELYKQGKIIIQDRASCFPAHVLNPGKDDIVIDSCAAPGNKTTHTAAYILGGPSKDQKIQIHAFEKDPERAKVLQKMVRTAGCARTIEVNVGDFTKIATPEKFKNVTGFIVDPSCSGSGIFGRKFIDTLNKKKEGEDVDEDDESESIPVEQDEEFSKKDDLKTRLSKLASFQFQVVKHAMTFPKARKLVYSTCSIHAEENERVVIDLLLDETIKKAGWRVANREKVIPTWPRRGWVDEFKEVFRDDEEKCKEIAGGCIRALPKEDGGIGFFAVCFERDI, encoded by the coding sequence ATGAACTTTTATAGAGACGCTACTTGGGTCCTGGAGTTTTTGGAGAAGGAAGATGCTAAGGGTAAGATCTCTGGATCTATGCAGAGTATTGTTCTGAAGAGTTGTAAAATTTACAAAGTTCAAAGCAACCCAAAACATATTTATGCAGTCATGGCGTCTTGCTGGAAGTACAAACCGTATTTAGAGACGATTATGAAAAAATCTGGTATTCTGAACAACATTCCAAAGAAGAATGGGAAACCTAGATTCGAGAGATTGACAATTCTATTGTTGTGCCATGATTTACTGTTCTCCAAAAGTAAGCGAATACAAATGGGCAAACACCCTTTGAAAGAGTATGTATTGAAGTACAAGACTAGTTTGCGTAGTGAAATGGTTAAATTACAAGTTAAAATGAAACTCAAAAGCTGGGGCGACCTTATTAGCTCCCAAGATGATGCTAATGATATCACTCCGGTGAGATGGTTTCGTATCAATCCCATTAGAACCCCACTATCAAAGGGTGTCGAAGGTATCTTAGAAGAATTGGAGAAAAAATTCCCAACCAGAGTTGACCATTGGtcaaaaattgaacaaGGAACAATTTATCACGATGAATTTATTCCAAATTTATTTGGGGTTCACACCAAGGATAAAATCACCTCTCatgaattatataaacaagGTAAAATCATCATTCAAGATAGAGCCTCTTGTTTCCCAGCTCATGTATTAAATCCTGGAAAAGATGATATTGTTATCGATTCATGTGCTGCTCCCGGTAATAAAACTACTCATACCGCTGCGTATATATTAGGTGGACCTTCAAAGGaccaaaaaatacaaatacatGCTTTCGAGAAAGATCCAGAGAGAGCAAAAGTTTTACAAAAAATGGTAAGAACTGCAGGCTGTGCACGTACAATTGAAGTTAATGTAGGTGATTTTACTAAGATCGCTACTCCagaaaaattcaagaacGTCACCGGCTTCATTGTCGATCCAAGTTGTTCTGGTAGTGGTATATTTGGTAGAAAGTTCATCGATACTctaaacaagaaaaaagaagGTGAAGAtgttgatgaagatgacGAATCTGAGAGTATACCAGTCGAACAAGATGAAGAGTTTTCTAAGAAAGATGATTTAAAGACACGTCTATCGAAGTTAGCCTCGTTTCAATTTCAGGTTGTGAAACATGCCATGACCTTCCCTAAGGCAAGAAAACTAGTCTATAGTACTTGTTCGATTCACGCCGAAGAGAATGAAAGAGTTGTAATCGACTTGCTATTAGACGAAACTATTAAAAAAGCAGGATGGAGAGTTGCAAATAGAGAAAAGGTGATCCCTACTTGGCCAAGAAGAGGATGGGTTGATGAATTCAAAGAAGTTTTCAGAGATGACGAAGAAAAATGTAAAGAGATTGCAGGAGGTTGCATTAGAGCATTACCAAAAGAAGATGGTGGTATCGGTTTTTTCGCTGTATGTTTCGAACGTGATATTTGA
- the HDA1 gene encoding histone deacetylase HDA1 (similar to Saccharomyces cerevisiae HDA1 (YNL021W); ancestral locus Anc_2.285) has protein sequence MSEQIGDKRKLKDESEFPSVSIGDEGKVIQVLPKRPVIVPTQKPNLHYTPLKTGICYDVRMRYHAKIFTSYFEYIDPHPEDPRRIYRIYKILAENGLINDPSLTGVSDIGDLMLKIPVREATKEEILDVHTEEHMQFLESTEKMTREELLSKTEKGDSVYLNNDSYISARLSCGGAIEACKAVVEGRVKNALAIVRPPGHHAEPQAAGGFCLFSNVSVAAKSILKTYPESVRKILIVDWDIHHGNGTQKAFYEDDNVLYISLHRFELGKFYPGFPEGNYDKVGDGKGKGFNCNITWPVKGVGDVEYIWAFEQIVIPMAREFRPDLVIVSSGFDAAHGDTIGQCHVTPNCYGYMTHMLKSLARGNLCVVLEGGYNLDSISNSALAVAKILIGEPPDEIPESDRDPKPGVLEMINKVIRVQSKYWKCFRRKFGNFGGEYENAIESQIPKMFPLQDAIRNAQLSHYYDDFGMISLSLPNLNLPKNSIICSSNFFKAKSLCVLLHDTPEVWGNRDIITGIIDPSTSIIFDSSLKFINWAIERETAVIDINIPRSAFEADNYSSNLLSQDVMISLWDNHFKYIESLEKLCFIGIGEATSGIVHLLGKRDTRTVTKAAINFVGSSSLKPIVPSLDESLGDWYFKNSLVFTDHFHGCWSENDKKPRKKYGRVLRCDTDGIHNIIEERFEEATDFILDAFDEWSDTEDE, from the coding sequence aTGTCTGAACAGATTGGGGATAAACGAAAACTGAAGGATGAGAGTGAATTTCCTTCTGTTTCTATTGGTGACGAAGGGAAAGTCATTCAAGTTTTACCTAAGAGACCGGTGATAGTTCCAACTCAGAAACCTAACTTACACTATACTCCATTGAAAACCGGTATTTGCTACGATGTCAGGATGAGATACCATGCAAAAATATTCACATCATATTTTGAGTACATTGACCCACATCCAGAAGATCCAAGAAGAATATATCgtatttataaaattttagcAGAAAATGGTTTAATTAATGATCCTTCTTTGACAGGTGTTTCAGATATTGGTGATTTAATGTTAAAGATTCCAGTGAGGGAAGcaacaaaagaagaaattctTGACGTTCATACAGAGGAACATATGCAGTTTTTAGAGAGTACTGAAAAAATGACTCGTGAAGAATTATTGAGCAAAACAGAAAAAGGTGATTCcgtttatttaaataatgattcttATATAAGTGCAAGACTGTCATGTGGTGGTGCTATAGAAGCCTGTAAAGCTGTCGTTGAAGGTAGAGTTAAAAATGCACTTGCTATTGTAAGACCACCTGGTCATCATGCTGAACCGCAAGCTGCTGGTGGTTTCTGTTTGTTTAGTAATGTCAGTGTAGCTGCAAAATCGATTCTGAAAACATATCCAGAAAGTGtaagaaaaattttgattgtAGATTGGGATATCCACCATGGTAATGGTACTCAAAAGGCATTCTATGAAGACGACAATgttctttatatttcattacATAGGTTTGAATTAGGAAAATTTTATCCAGGCTTTCCAGAAGGTAATTACGATAAAGTTGGGGACGGTAAAGGTAAAGGTTTCAATTGCAACATCACATGGCCTGTAAAAGGTGTAGGTGATGTAGAATATATTTGGGCTTTTGAGCAAATCGTAATACCTATGGCACGTGAATTTAGACCAGATTTAGTTATTGTATCGTCAGGGTTTGATGCTGCACACGGCGATACTATTGGACAATGTCACGTTACACCAAACTGTTATGGTTATATGACACATATGTTAAAATCATTAGCTAGAGGTAATTTATGTGTTGTACTTGAGGGTGGTTATAATCTGGACTCAATCTCTAATAGTGCCCTAGCAGTTGCAAAGATACTTATAGGTGAACCACCGGACGAAATACCTGAATCCGATAGAGACCCTAAACCTGGAGTCCTTgaaatgataaataaaGTCATTAGGGTGCAATCAAAATACTGGAAGTGTTTCAGACGCAAATTTGGTAATTTTGGAGGGGAGTACGAAAATGCGATTGAATCTCAAATACCGAAAATGTTCCCACTACAAGATGCCATTAGAAATGCACAACTATCTCATTATTATGATGATTTTGGTATGATTAGTTTAAGCTTAccaaatttgaatttaccaaaaaattcaataatatgtTCAAGTAATTTTTTCAAGGCAAAATCATTATGCGTCTTATTGCATGACACGCCTGAAGTGTGGGGAAATAGAGACATAATAACTGGTATTATCGATCCTTCtacttcaataatatttgattcctcgttgaaatttataaacTGGGCAATTGAGAGAGAAACGGCTGTTATCGATATTAATATTCCTAGATCCGCATTTGAAGCTGATAATtattcatcaaatttaCTATCTCAGGATGTTATGATCTCACTTTGGGATAATCATTTCAAGTACATTGAATCTCTAGAGAAATTGTGCTTTATTGGTATTGGAGAGGCAACATCTGGGATTGTGCATTTATTAGGTAAAAGAGATACAAGGACAGTTACAAAAGCAGCAATAAATTTTGTAGGAAGTAGTTCTTTGAAACCGATAGTCCCATCATTAGATGAATCTCTAGGTGATTGGTACTTCAAGAACTCATTGGTTTTCACAGATCATTTCCACGGTTGTTGGTCTGAGAATGACAAAAAACCGCGTAAGAAATATGGTAGAGTTCTCAGATGTGATACTGACGGAATacataatataatagaagAAAGATTTGAAGAGGCAACAGACTTTATCTTAGATGCATTTGATGAATGGAGTGATACGGAAGACGAATAA
- the BDP1 gene encoding transcription factor TFIIIB subunit BDP1 (similar to Saccharomyces cerevisiae BDP1 (YNL039W); ancestral locus Anc_2.282) — MSSVVNKSGTRFAPKVRQRRVIKQLSVPLSAQKTLEPEIKLSDKGVFDDDDPKSKVIKNISDGNKDHNVDVEKISFEQKLATDNQKDLTPSETSSSTESRLSTSSTSSLDTKRRRSSRLNSLSNSNSQLLFKPIAMQSSKQQLNTTAGETVHRRLSTISNPSTKKSRMSSIPESDDNLITLKKSRMSTRISISKKSGSVHRISIVPVENNNDSTSSESSTSNSDKKNVNSKSNMKSTKTRSKTRNKATKISFPISRADLNKVMSDDLFPETEDKYKSFKIKNLGQIPKNIDDGDSEKYTIDEDQFTMAELCKHLLPIGKPSENFKKAKEADDIKVKKRIEKREIRKRAREEFKSVYSLTKETIEQAKEERKKLRDDLLNSDIPDLQPSTIQLKLNKEGTIAVDDESIQIDRHKNASYENSQKEKVDENPFENLCNSATYGRNSYTDPWTSTELIKFYKALTMWGTDFNVIAQLFPYRTRKQIKAKFINEEKKHPIMIELALRSRLPPDFDTYCDEIRKKLGSIDEFNDKLEKLQVEHEEHLKEIEDAKELAKNEDLKISKSKDINKKTSGGFMTEDLKSYRKSEIVLGTIDDRKNNQRRKLQESVNFKKIDHPNSIVQGR; from the coding sequence ATGAGTAGTGTAGTTAATAAAAGTGGTACGCGTTTTGCGCCAAAAGTTAGACAACGTAGAGTGATCAAGCAATTGTCAGTTCCACTCTCAGCTCAGAAAACATTAGAGCCAGAAATTAAGCTTTCTGATAAAGGTGtatttgatgatgatgatcCTAAATCAAAGGTTATAAAGAACATTTCCGATGGTAACAAAGATCATAATGTAGATGTCGAGaaaatatcttttgaaCAAAAGTTAGCTACTGATAACCAAAAAGATTTGACTCCTTCAGAGACTTCATCTAGTACAGAATCTAGACTTTCAACTTCATCTACTAGTAGTTTAGATACTAAACGTCGCCGGTCTAGTAGATTGAATTCATTGAGTAATAGTAATTCACAATTACTTTTCAAACCGATTGCTATGCAAAGTTCTaaacaacaattaaataCGACAGCTGGAGAAACTGTACATAGACGTTTGTCTACTATATCCAATCCGAGCACAAAGAAATCTCGAATGAGTAGTATCCCAGAATCTGATGATAATTTGataactttaaaaaaaagCAGAATGTCCACAAGAATATCGATTTCGAAAAAATCAGGGTCTGTGCATAGGATCAGTATTGTCCCagttgaaaataataatgattcaacTAGTTCTGAAAGTAGTACTAGTAATAGTGATAAGAAAAATGTAAATTCTAAGTCAAACATGAAGTCCACTAAGACCAGAAGTAAAACTAGAAATAAAGCCACAAAAATATCGTTTCCAATATCTAGAGCAGACTTGAATAAAGTTATGTCTGATGATTTGTTTCCTGAGACTGAAgacaaatataaaagttttaagattaaaaatttagGACAAATCCCGAAGAATATTGACGATGGCGATTCAGAGAAGTATACTATAGATGAGGATCAGTTTACAATGGCAGAGCTATGTAAGCATTTGCTACCTATTGGCAAGCCTTCtgaaaactttaaaaaagCCAAAGAAGCAGATGATATAAAAGTCAAAAAGAGAATCGAGAAAAGGGAAATTAGAAAGAGAGCTCGTGAGGAATTTAAGTCTGTTTATTCGTTAACAAAAGAAACTATTGAACAAGCGAAGGAAGAACGTAAAAAGCTTAGAGATGATTTACTAAATTCAGATATCCCAGACCTACAACCATCTACCATTCAACTAAAGTTGAATAAGGAAGGTACTATTGCAGTTGATGATGAATCCATCCAAATTGATAGACATAAAAACGCAAGTTATGAGAACTCGCAGAAGGAAAAAGTCGATGAAAATCCGTTTGAAAATCTGTGTAATTCAGCCACTTATGGGAGAAATTCTTACACTGACCCATGGACTAGTACtgaattaatcaaattttaCAAAGCATTAACCATGTGGGGAACTgattttaatgttattgCTCAATTATTTCCCTACAGAACTAGGAAGCAAATAAAAGCTAAATTCATCAATGAAGAGAAAAAGCACCCTATAATGATTGAATTGGCTCTACGATCTCGATTACCGCCTGATTTTGACACATATTGTGACGAAATAAGGAAGAAATTGGGTAGTATTGATGAgtttaatgataaattagaaaagtTACAAGTTGAACATGAAGAACATCTTAAGGAAATTGAGGATGCCAAAGAACTAGctaaaaatgaagatttgaaaattaGTAAAAGtaaagatattaataagAAGACGTCAGGTGGATTCATGACAGAAGATTTAAAATCGTATAGAAAATCTGAAATTGTATTAGGTACAATTGATGACAGGAAAAACAACCAGAGGAGGAAGTTGCAGGAATCAGTtaacttcaaaaaaattgatcaTCCTAACAGTATCGTTCAAGGTCGATAG
- the TPHA0C03380 gene encoding Ark/Prk/Nak family serine/threonine-protein kinase (similar to Saccharomyces cerevisiae PRK1 (YIL095W) and ARK1 (YNL020C); ancestral locus Anc_2.284): MNQPEIPLYTPGIILPVGSHQAKILKYLTSGGFAQVYQVEISPYDIHSGSNIACLKRVIVPDKTSLNVPRAEVEAMKLLRNNKYVVSYIDSHAAKSRPAPGVPNGSYEVFLLMEYCSGKGLIDFMNTRLQNRLKEFEILNIMSHVSQGVAAMHALQPPLLHRDIKIENVLISNKNEFKLCDFGSVCGVIRPPTNQTELDFVQHDILKNTTAQYRSPEMLSLSKSIPINEKSDIWALGVFLYKVCYYTTPFEKEGENAILHSRYQYPAYPQYSDNLKNLIRVMLMVDPSKRPNICQVVEEVSRLQGVPCPLKNFYLERAIRQTAVQDNHFNHQMEQFPPLHLQHSISSPALSTVNNNIGLSNINFLQNVNNSAIQTANTTSRINNNPYSLHNSSTLQNTPQTIAADRRYPVSTAPKQQHNIPAYNNQINDITLQKSLSATMADAPVSTINISDNAFDRGLHLSELQKSVTALNNDMNHIYSQKQEGGRGKISSILNSNPNSLDQSPTRAENNALSTKSSRVDLSVFNDNDQPPYIKNVLPVEDDADDDIYTTKPFNSKLTDISLTSLQKEITELKMELSKNDSKNAVDSRSSFNSNAEPSSELTNKTVKKNSITDRYLNSVGDNGVTSVKKTAEGYGKYTKVSDKEGSLTSVNTAKPLESGHKSENTNKYIKGNTKQKVPPKLPTKPSYLGGKRIESK, translated from the coding sequence ATGAATCAACCAGAAATTCCATTGTATACACCAGGTATTATTTTACCAGTAGGGTCTCACCAAGCTAAAATATTGAAGTATTTGACAAGTGGGGGGTTTGCACAAGTATATCAAGTTGAAATATCACCGTACGATATTCATAGTGGATCGAATATAGCATGTTTGAAAAGAGTCATTGTACCGGATAAAACATCCTTGAATGTACCAAGAGCTGAAGTGGAAGCCATGAAATTgttaagaaataataagTATGTAGTGTCATATATCGACTCCCATGCTGCTAAGTCACGCCCGGCACCGGGTGTCCCTAATGGCTCTTATGAAgtgtttttattaatggAGTATTGTTCAGGGAAAGGGTTGATCGATTTCATGAATACCAGATTGCAGAATAGATTAAAAGAATTCGAAATACTAAACATTATGAGTCATGTTTCTCAAGGTGTAGCGGCAATGCATGCTCTACAACCACCTCTATTACATAGggatataaaaattgaaaacgttttgatttcaaacaaaaatgaatttaaacTCTGCGACTTTGGTTCAGTATGTGGTGTAATTAGGCCTCCGACTAACCAAACAGAATTGGATTTTGTTCAACatgatatattgaaaaacacTACTGCTCAGTATAGATCCCCAGAGATGTTGTCATTGTCCAAAAGCATACctattaatgaaaaatctgATATTTGGGCTCTAGGTGTATTTTTATACAAAGTATGTTACTATACAACGCCATTTGAAAAAGAAGGTGAAAATGCTATCTTACATTCTAGATACCAATACCCAGCATACCCTCAATATagtgataatttaaaaaatttaataaggGTTATGTTGATGGTTGATCCATCAAAAAGACCAAATATATGCCAAGTTGTGGAAGAAGTGTCAAGACTTCAAGGAGTTCCTTGTCcgttgaaaaatttttaccTAGAGAGAGCCATCAGACAGACTGCAGTTCAAGATAACCACTTTAATCATCAAATGGAACAATTCCCTCCTTTGCATTTACAACATTCAATTAGTTCACCTGCACTCTCAACtgtcaataataatattggCCTAAGcaatattaattttcttcaaaatgttaataattcagCAATTCAAACCGCAAATACAACATCAagaatcaataataatccATATAGCCTTCATAATTCATCTACATTACAAAATACGCCACAAACTATTGCTGCTGATCGAAGATATCCTGTTTCAACAGCACCGAAACAACAACACAATATACCTGCATACAACaatcaaattaatgatataacCCTCCAAAAATCTTTGAGTGCCACAATGGCGGATGCACCTGTGtcaacaataaatatatctgaTAACGCTTTTGATAGAGGATTGCATTTATCGGAGCTTCAAAAATCTGTAACCGCTTTAAACAATGATATGaatcatatatattctcAAAAACAAGAGGGAGGAAGAGgaaaaatatcatctattttaaattcaaatccAAATTCCTTAGATCAGTCACCTACTAGAGCTGAAAATAATGCACTTTCAACAAAATCTTCAAGAGTCGATCTTTCTGTATTTAACGATAATGATCAACCTCcttatattaaaaatgtacTACCTGTCGAAGATGACGCGGATGATGATATCTACACAACAAAACCATTCAACTCTAAACTGACTGATATTTCACTTACGTCATTACAGAAAGAGATCAcagaattgaaaatggaACTCTCGAAGAATGACTCAAAAAATGCTGTTGATAGTAGAAGTTCATTTAACTCAAACGCAGAACCTTCCTCAgaattaacaaataaaaccgttaagaaaaattcaattactGACAGATATTTGAATTCAGTTGGCGACAATGGCGTAACATCTGTTAAAAAAACTGCAGAGGGATACGGGAAGTATACAAAAGTATCTGATAAGGAAGGTTCTTTGACCTCGGTTAATACTGCAAAGCCATTAGAGTCAGGGCACAAATCTGAAAATAcgaataaatatattaaaggtAATACAAAACAGAAGGTACCACCTAAATTGCCTACAAAACCTTCTTATTTAGGTGGTAAGAGAAttgaatcaaaataa